The sequence below is a genomic window from Paenibacillus silvisoli.
AAAAACACCTGCTGCTTTTACAATGCGTTGGCGGCTGTGGAATAGATGCGGGGAAGGAAAAGAAAGACAAAGGCTTCTACTTCAGGCATACGCCGGATGGTAGAAGCCTTTCTTGATTCATCATGCCGCATGCACGATGCGAAGCATAAGCTTATAGGACAAGCCGGGATTGGCGATTTGATTGACCGTGCCGGTCAAGTACAAGTCTTTCTCCGGACAATAGTAGGCAAAGGCGCCGGATAAACCGGAATGCCCGATCAGTTCGGGCGGCGTTTTGAACGGCGAGAAAATTCGCGGGAGCTGAAATTTCGCGATTCCGACCCCGTATTGCAGCGGGAAGAAGATGCGATTCCACGCGCAGAGCTCGGTCAAATAAGATTTCGGAAACAGCTCCCCTTCGAAGAAAGCTCTCAAAAACCGCATCATCTCCTTCGCGGTCGAAACGATGCCGCCATCCGGACCGAAGGAGGCCATGGCTTGAGGGATATGCAAAGTCGTCCTTTTATAGTAAAGAGGCGCTGGCGTTTGATGGGAGCCGTTCGCAAACATGTATGTGTTTGTTAATTCCAATGGCTCATAAATGAATTGCTGGAATACATCCTCGAGATTCTCCTCCGTAACCTGTTCGATGATTTTGCCGAGCAGCTGGTAGTTGGTGTCCGAGTACAGCGCTCTGCCGCTTTGGCCGGGCGGAAAGTGAGGCTTCATCAGCTTGACGTCCTCGAGCATCTCGGTGAACGACCAAGCCTGATCGTGACCGCCGACAATGTCATCTTGCAGGCTGCTGCCGGTTGCTTTCTTTTGCTGAAAATAATCCGGGAGCCCCGACGTATGCGCCATCAGCTGCTTGATGGTGATGTCGCGGGAATAGTCGGTTCCTTGAAACCGATGGATGCCCGAAATAAGATCGCTGTCCAAGTAACGGCTGATCGGGTCGGTCAGCTGGATATAGCTCCGTTCTCTAAGCTTCAACATCGTTGCGGTAATGAATAGCTTCGTTGTGCTAGCGATGAAGAACGAGTCGTCGGCGCTCAAATTGCCGGACGCTCCGGTCCATGCTAATTGCCGATCTCCGGATTCCACGCTCAAGGTGACGCCGAAAATGTTTTTTCGATCTACGGAAGAGTGAACAAGCCGATCGAGCTGCTTGCAGAGTGGATGCTCTATAGGACCCAGATCCTTTCCATATGTGTTCTTCGTGTCTTGGTTCAATTTATGCCTGAAGCCGGGAGATGAGCCCTGTTGAATTTGGGAATACTTGCTTTGGAGCCGGTTTTATATATTCCTTGACAGGAATATTCCTTATGAAGTATATTTTGATCAGCAACGAATCATCCAGTACGGAGGTATGAATAATGACAACCAACTCAGAAAGCAAAGTACTCATCCTTACGCGTGAACTTCGGGCGCCGATCGAGCTCGTATTTAAAGTGTGGTCGGAGGCGGAACACTTGAAGCACTGGTGGGGACCGAAAGGGTTTGACATTGATGTGAAAGGGCTGGATTTCCGGCCGGGCGGCTATTTCCATTACAGCATGTCGGCGCCTGACGGCAGCAAAATGTGGGGGAAATTCAACTATCTCGAAATCAAGCCTTCCGAGAAAATCGTTTGGCTCAACAGCTTTTCGGATGAGGCGGGCAACTTGGTCCGGGCTCCGTTCAGCGACTTGATCCCGCTGCAAATTCGCAATGAGGTTACGTTTGCGGAACAAAACGGGGTAACCACGTTGAACCTTCACAGCAGCGCATTTAACGCGAATGAAGAAGAGCGGAGCTTCTATGAGGGAATGTTCGAGTCGATGGAGCAGGGCTGGGGAGGCACTTTCGAGCAGCTTGAGCAGTACGTGGCAAGATAAGGTAAGGGATAGAAGACGTCCGTACCATCCATCCGGCCGCTGCGCGCTGTTCGGCAGCAGGCGGGATCGCGACGT
It includes:
- a CDS encoding serine hydrolase domain-containing protein, encoding MNQDTKNTYGKDLGPIEHPLCKQLDRLVHSSVDRKNIFGVTLSVESGDRQLAWTGASGNLSADDSFFIASTTKLFITATMLKLRERSYIQLTDPISRYLDSDLISGIHRFQGTDYSRDITIKQLMAHTSGLPDYFQQKKATGSSLQDDIVGGHDQAWSFTEMLEDVKLMKPHFPPGQSGRALYSDTNYQLLGKIIEQVTEENLEDVFQQFIYEPLELTNTYMFANGSHQTPAPLYYKRTTLHIPQAMASFGPDGGIVSTAKEMMRFLRAFFEGELFPKSYLTELCAWNRIFFPLQYGVGIAKFQLPRIFSPFKTPPELIGHSGLSGAFAYYCPEKDLYLTGTVNQIANPGLSYKLMLRIVHAA
- a CDS encoding SRPBCC family protein, whose translation is MTTNSESKVLILTRELRAPIELVFKVWSEAEHLKHWWGPKGFDIDVKGLDFRPGGYFHYSMSAPDGSKMWGKFNYLEIKPSEKIVWLNSFSDEAGNLVRAPFSDLIPLQIRNEVTFAEQNGVTTLNLHSSAFNANEEERSFYEGMFESMEQGWGGTFEQLEQYVAR